In Oscarella lobularis chromosome 18, ooOscLobu1.1, whole genome shotgun sequence, the following proteins share a genomic window:
- the LOC136198163 gene encoding uncharacterized protein, whose translation MNAQIRENISTCSVCNAIQPEQCREPLKPSEVPKGPWLKIGVDHFHLDSVDYLIAVDYYPNYFEVDRLSDTVASTVIHKMKAHMDRHGIPDVVSNGKAENSVKTCKTLMKKALLANSDIYLALVDFRNTPSEKLGSS comes from the exons ATGAATGCGCAAATACGTGAAAATATTTCGACGTGCAGCGTATGCAATGCTATACAGCCGGAGCAGTGCAGAGAGCCGCTGAAGCCTAGTGAAGTTCCCAAAGGCCCATGGCTGAAAATAGGAGTGGATCACTTTCATCTCGACTCAGTCGACTACTTGATTGCTGTGGATTATTACCCGAATTATTTTGAAGTCGATCGCCTGTCGGACACAGTAGCGTCCACGGTGATCCACAAGATGAAGGCTCACATGGACAGGCACGGAATTCCTGATGTGGTG TCAAACGGCAAAGCGGAAAACTCCGTCAAAACGTGCAAAACTCTCATGAAGAAGGCGTTGCTGGCCAATTCTGACATCTACCTTGCTCTGGTGGACTTCCGCAACACGCCGTCGGAGAAGCTTGGATCatcctaa
- the LOC136198161 gene encoding uncharacterized protein, with protein MRNHFARFFAPIQHGVSTSNGSEILIHHIQLLLDRHPDWVVLKTDVRNAFNSISRRAIAERLSANFPSLMPHFRRMYGHSGSLVFATDSEHVILSSEEGVHQGDPLGPFLFAVGIHDLVSRVQAKHPEAVVLAYLDDVFIIGPESVSADAFDQLKSLFGAIHLVVADYKCETFARRSASSDLQLPRRSDGTVILGSPIGNEAFVSEKCLLYASQGKELCDKITTLEDPQCALLLLRHCHATRLNHLGRTISSTALHSAASLHDDLSKSTFMSSLLLSHLSDDQWLQASLPIRLGGFGVPLLSPILDAAFLAGWSHTSQALPDLFPSLWSVDDFPFVGSSVRCSLEFALRRFQESLCSSTSESSIASVSDLPSAGDKLQHQLKSVIDQVRVNSVFSAAPDNRGLSRLRSCQGKYAGRWLEALPSSRMLALKPCDFCLAASLRLGDPLPFAACVTSCNCGSAIDRSGYHLLTCKTGAGPVWAHNCVVSGWADCVRDAGLACKVEPRHEYLNNDNRPDIVAFGTGTGECFELDISLAHPWSSEASRRSASEDGAAASIREEKKISKYESYQRSSGLTSTFIPIVAEHFGRWGELAQNFLQSLGRFDERSEGRSKKHVFLCYWRRRLSVLLQYCNSNVIDYP; from the coding sequence ATGAGAAATCACTTCGCCCGATTTTTCGCTCCCATCCAGCACGGCGTTTCGACTTCAAATGGCTCCGAAATTTTGATTCATCACATCCAGCTTCTTCTCGACAGGCACCCCGATTGGGTTGTGCTAAAGACTGACGTTCGGAACGCGTTCAACTCAATCagtcgtcgcgcgatcgcggAGCGCCTGTCGGCCAACTTTCCCTCGCTCATGCCGCATTTTCGAAGAATGTACGGCCACAGCGGttctctcgtttttgctACGGACTCCGAGCACGTCATCTTGTCATCGGAGGAAGGGGTTCATCAGGGCGACCCATTGGGCCCTTTTCTGTTCGCAGTTGGCATTCACGACTTGGTGTCTCGTGTCCAAGCTAAACACCCCGAGGCTGTCGTCTTAGCTtacctcgacgacgtcttcatcaTCGGCCCCGAATCGGTTTCGGCGGACGCGTTCGACCAACTCAAGTCTCTGTTCGGCGCCATTCACCTCGTCGTGGCCGACTACAAATGTGAAactttcgctcgtcgctctGCATCCTCCGATCTTCAGCTCCCTCGTCGGTCCGACGGCACGGTCATCCTCGGTTCTCCCATCGGcaacgaagccttcgtttCGGAAAAATGTCTTCTTTATGCTTCGCAAGGAAAAGAGCTGTGCGACAAAATTACCACACTGGAGGACCCACAATGTGCTCTGCTCCTGTTGCGACACTGCCACGCCACGCGGCTCAACCATCTCGGAAGGACAATCTCATCAACGGCGCTTCACAGTGCCGCTTCACTTCATGACGACCTCTCAAAATCCACCTTCATGTCGTCACTGCTCCTCAGCCATCTTTCGGACGATCAATGGCTTCAGGCATCTCTTCCAATTCGCCTGGGCGGTTTTGGTGTGCCCTTGCTTTCGCCGATCCTGGATGCAGCTTTCTTGGCGGGCTGGAGCCACACATCTCAAGCCCTCCCCGACCTTTTTCCATCTCTGTGGTCGGTGGACGACTTCCCCTTTGTCGGGTCGTCGGTGAGGTGTTCCCTCGAGTTCGCCTTACGCCGGTTTCAGGAAAGTTTGTGCTCGTCCACCTCTGAGTCATCGATCGCTTCGGTTTCCGATCTGCCTTCGGCTGGCGACAAACTCCAACATCAACTCAAGTCGGTCATCGATCAAGTACGTGTCAACTCGGTTTTCTCGGCAGCTCCGGACAACCGTGGCCTCTCTCGTCTCCGCTCGTGCCAGGGCAAGTATGCTGGCCGTTGGTTGGAGGCTTTGCCCTCTTCAAGGATGCTCGCGCTCAAACCTTGCGATTTTTGCTTAGCGGCATCCTTGAGGCTGGGTGATCCTCTTCCCTTCGCGGCTTGCGTCACCTCGTGCAACTGCGGCTCTGCCATCGACCGCAGTGGATACCATCTGCTCACCTGCAAAACAGGCGCCGGTCCGGTCTGGGCGCACAACTGTGTTGTCTCCGGCTGGGCGGACTGTGTCAGAGATGCCGGCCTCGCTTGCAAAGTAGAGCCCAGGCACGAGTACCTGAACAACGACAATCGTCCCGACATCGTTGCCTTCGGCACGGGCACAGGGGAGTGCTTCGAACTCGACATATCTCTCGCCCACCCGTGGAGTTCCGAGGCCTCGCGCCGCTCAGCGAGTGAGGACGGTGCGGCGGCTTCGATCagggaggagaaaaagatctCAAAATACGAATCGTACCAGCGTTCTTCAGGCTTGACCTCCACTTTCATACCCATCGTAGCCGAACATTTTGGTCGTTGGGGCGAGCTCGCCcaaaattttcttcaatctTTGGGCAGATTTGACGAGCGCTCGGAGGGCCGCTCAAAGAAACACGTGTTCCTGTGTtattggcgtcgtcgtctgtccGTCTTACTCCAGTACTGTAACTCTAATGTAATCGATTACCCATAA